One part of the Bdellovibrio sp. KM01 genome encodes these proteins:
- a CDS encoding YbaN family protein, whose translation MPGIVKNPVLRSALVVLGSVSLILGIIGAFLPVLPTTPFVLLSAWCFLRSSEKAHAWLYRQPLFGKALTDWDRNKAISRKNKVIAITMILFSLCFMWWSVPNTYLVASLTVVLLAVSIFIATRNEV comes from the coding sequence ATGCCCGGCATCGTAAAAAACCCAGTGCTACGAAGCGCCCTTGTGGTGCTGGGATCGGTGTCTTTAATTCTTGGAATCATTGGCGCGTTTCTTCCCGTTCTTCCTACGACGCCTTTTGTTTTGCTCTCGGCCTGGTGCTTTCTACGCAGTTCAGAAAAGGCCCATGCATGGCTTTATCGTCAGCCCTTATTTGGTAAAGCTCTGACCGATTGGGACCGCAATAAGGCCATTTCTAGAAAAAATAAAGTCATTGCGATCACCATGATCCTGTTTTCACTGTGCTTTATGTGGTGGAGCGTTCCCAATACCTACTTAGTGGCATCTCTCACGGTTGTACTTTTGGCAGTGTCTATATTCATAGCCACTCGAAATGAAGTGTAA
- a CDS encoding substrate-binding domain-containing protein, with the protein MKKVFGHVNLHIRFLEIIFKVGMIFCSFTAKAYALPDNGPTAQANKKILFVASNLRNGGVRAVSDSFQRAAHELKWQVLLVDCAGKKSCVQASLKSTLSKATDGIVLGGFDGADFREILKKAQKRGMKVVGWHASAKAGVTEDMFVNISTDPVDVAKTAAHQLEKFGRKPGGVIILTDRDYSIATLKTLSMKKAVEAMPDFKLLAVEDVAISNSDKEIYHLVKSWNQRFGKAWTHTLAINDLYFDYMADALKGIQRNDVVGIGAGDGSIEAINRVGSSKTAQMVTVAEPLQTQGWQIADELNRAFAGEPPSGYATEPLVITKKLTDEVKDGDIEERIPYQSTYKAIWYPHRAKPKD; encoded by the coding sequence ATGAAAAAGGTATTTGGACATGTAAATCTACACATTAGATTTCTTGAGATCATTTTCAAGGTCGGAATGATCTTTTGTTCATTTACCGCTAAGGCCTACGCTCTTCCTGATAACGGGCCCACAGCTCAGGCAAATAAAAAAATTCTATTTGTCGCTTCCAATTTAAGAAATGGGGGAGTGAGGGCTGTTAGTGATTCATTTCAGCGAGCCGCCCATGAGCTTAAGTGGCAAGTGTTGCTGGTTGACTGCGCGGGTAAGAAAAGCTGCGTTCAAGCATCACTCAAAAGCACCCTATCAAAAGCCACTGACGGAATAGTCTTGGGTGGTTTTGACGGAGCTGATTTTCGGGAGATCTTAAAAAAAGCTCAAAAACGAGGAATGAAAGTCGTCGGCTGGCATGCTTCCGCAAAAGCGGGAGTGACCGAGGATATGTTCGTCAATATTTCGACAGACCCGGTGGATGTTGCGAAGACCGCTGCACATCAGCTGGAAAAATTCGGAAGAAAACCTGGAGGCGTCATCATCCTGACAGACAGGGACTATTCGATTGCGACCTTAAAAACTCTTTCGATGAAAAAAGCTGTCGAAGCTATGCCGGATTTTAAATTGCTCGCCGTGGAAGACGTGGCAATTTCCAATTCAGACAAAGAAATCTATCATCTGGTGAAATCCTGGAATCAGCGCTTTGGAAAAGCTTGGACTCATACCTTGGCGATCAATGATCTCTATTTTGATTATATGGCCGATGCATTAAAGGGGATTCAGCGCAATGATGTGGTGGGCATCGGTGCCGGGGATGGCTCTATAGAAGCGATCAATCGCGTGGGGTCTTCGAAAACCGCGCAGATGGTGACGGTGGCAGAGCCTTTACAAACTCAGGGCTGGCAAATCGCTGATGAACTTAATCGCGCCTTTGCCGGGGAGCCCCCCAGCGGCTATGCGACCGAGCCCCTGGTTATTACCAAGAAATTGACCGACGAAGTTAAAGACGGGGATATCGAGGAACGTATTCCTTATCAAAGCACATATAAGGCCATCTGGTATCCCCATCGCGCCAAACCAAAGGATTGA
- a CDS encoding CapA family protein, whose translation MNKLFFLFLLTVFSVKAFAADESFVTISAVGDVMLGTDYPTDKLPNDQGRKLFRYSESYIKTGDIRFANFEGTLFDGVKGAGAKSEGSNRHLFRTPTEFARTFADAGFNVVSLANNHAMDFGSEGLYSTQQTLRSYQIQYSTKKGMEVAQFLVRGIRVALIATDFYPGSRSISAPEKTYQEIRELKKRFDIVIVSSHAGSEGSDAIRTPNTTEYYMGENRGNSVAFARGAIDAGASLILMHGPHVPRGLEVYKGRLVVYSLGNFATERGINVLGTAGLAPLLLVKLDPQGKFLKGSITSFIQNREQGVIYDKNLGAFKLMQSLSYQDFPGSTPLFDSTTSMIRPR comes from the coding sequence ATGAATAAGCTGTTTTTCCTCTTCCTTCTCACTGTGTTTTCAGTCAAAGCATTCGCCGCAGACGAATCCTTTGTGACGATTTCAGCCGTGGGCGACGTGATGCTGGGAACCGACTATCCCACTGATAAACTTCCCAATGATCAGGGGCGAAAGCTCTTCAGGTATTCCGAAAGCTATATCAAAACCGGGGACATTCGATTCGCAAATTTCGAAGGAACATTGTTTGATGGAGTCAAAGGCGCAGGAGCGAAAAGTGAAGGCTCCAATCGGCACTTGTTCCGCACTCCGACAGAGTTTGCGCGCACCTTTGCTGATGCGGGTTTTAATGTTGTGAGCTTAGCCAATAATCATGCGATGGATTTTGGTTCGGAAGGTCTTTACTCGACTCAACAAACTTTACGTTCGTATCAGATTCAGTACTCCACGAAAAAGGGCATGGAAGTTGCGCAATTCCTGGTGCGCGGTATTCGTGTGGCCCTGATCGCCACTGATTTTTATCCAGGTTCTCGCAGTATTTCCGCTCCCGAGAAAACTTATCAGGAAATTCGCGAACTCAAAAAACGTTTCGATATCGTGATCGTGTCTTCTCACGCTGGCAGCGAAGGCTCTGACGCCATCAGAACTCCGAATACGACGGAATACTATATGGGCGAGAATCGCGGAAACTCTGTGGCCTTCGCCCGTGGCGCTATCGATGCGGGGGCAAGCTTGATCCTGATGCATGGTCCGCATGTGCCTCGGGGCTTAGAAGTTTATAAAGGTCGTCTTGTCGTTTATAGCTTGGGAAATTTCGCAACCGAAAGAGGCATCAATGTCCTAGGCACAGCGGGCTTGGCTCCACTGTTGTTGGTGAAATTAGACCCTCAAGGAAAGTTCCTCAAAGGCTCTATTACTTCGTTTATCCAAAACCGCGAGCAGGGTGTAATCTACGATAAAAACCTGGGAGCTTTTAAGCTGATGCAAAGCCTGTCCTATCAGGACTTCCCTGGCTCGACCCCGCTGTTTGACTCCACCACAAGTATGATTCGTCCACGCTAG
- a CDS encoding lipid A deacylase LpxR family protein, with protein sequence MTSKRFLVILIYIFLPIFSARAEDGGRQIILDIGNDYFTGPEHTDRHLTNNISLGVIQSGLFGFTSGLSDQFSESQKLYSSVALSQFIYTPEDTKRTIPDPADQPYAGWLFLTTSLGVRENNLLNTYSVDIGVVGPASLAEETQNFYHRLINVAEAKGWDQQLHNELGINLKIKQAVMPYRYEDSSDFIYFYGGSLGNVDTHLEVGAILRWGYNIPDDMGYRAINAYDGNFSLFSVFRIYEKLVARDIFLDGNSDGNSPYVEKRPLVTAGSMGFVIRVVDVELGYSYEMSTKRFKTQTSADDRGNVSLSYQRGF encoded by the coding sequence GTGACTTCAAAAAGATTTTTGGTCATTCTTATTTACATCTTTCTGCCTATATTTTCAGCACGAGCTGAGGATGGCGGAAGACAGATTATTTTAGATATTGGCAATGACTATTTCACGGGCCCCGAACACACCGATCGCCATCTCACAAACAACATTTCTCTCGGTGTTATTCAAAGCGGACTCTTTGGATTTACGAGTGGTTTGTCTGATCAATTCTCTGAGTCGCAAAAACTTTATTCCTCTGTAGCACTCTCTCAATTTATCTATACACCTGAAGATACGAAGCGCACGATTCCCGATCCTGCAGATCAGCCTTATGCGGGTTGGTTATTTCTAACGACATCATTAGGTGTGCGTGAAAATAATCTTCTGAATACTTACAGCGTCGATATTGGTGTGGTGGGACCCGCGTCGCTCGCCGAAGAAACTCAGAACTTTTATCATCGCCTTATTAATGTCGCTGAAGCCAAAGGCTGGGATCAGCAACTTCATAATGAGTTGGGTATTAATTTAAAGATCAAACAAGCTGTGATGCCTTATCGCTACGAAGACAGCTCTGACTTTATATACTTCTATGGTGGGTCGCTTGGGAACGTGGATACACACCTTGAGGTGGGAGCTATCTTACGCTGGGGTTACAATATTCCGGATGATATGGGCTACAGAGCAATTAATGCTTATGATGGGAACTTCTCTTTATTCTCGGTATTTCGTATTTATGAAAAGCTAGTGGCTCGCGATATCTTCTTAGATGGTAACTCCGATGGCAACAGCCCCTATGTCGAGAAGCGTCCTTTGGTCACAGCAGGCAGCATGGGCTTTGTTATTCGTGTTGTCGATGTGGAGCTGGGATATAGCTATGAGATGAGCACCAAGCGTTTTAAAACGCAGACCTCGGCCGATGACCGAGGCAATGTGTCTTTAAGTTATCAACGGGGCTTTTAA
- a CDS encoding zinc-dependent metalloprotease codes for MQFFNRTSVAVLLCSSLLMACTKETVRVEEKLLPPAKIEATATIQKNTISFAKSSLGKLFMLMPIQTKASRAAAPEYLRSLLVSFERNGSRIAVYNRSTDNSQSDIVVDALIQTFEVVSETEDNVTFDIGQGFMSLNMQPGLDVVILETYPIQSQVIETKSENVLKLKDSFVKSLALKNNAIQLVQDVRVTRPFKPYVEIDPKIQKDLEEIGGIPTEVEQGATLAIEIKPYVSNENFVVRKYDSEQRFGFFINKVGKGSTETKEPLGQIARWDIAESRGPIRMLVAPNFPAHLREGVTHSANYWNKIFGREVLKVEFDSIIDAIQPDRTIVVRWIQWDEGNGAYANIQTDPLTGESLRAMVYITSAFTADKNYVEGRPKSGEVMGSSLRGLCDLEIDGSSIHKVNIVGEVMTHEVGHVLGLRHNFAGTANAPVSDQEIKEAVDKIIADGTVQPVAASSTVMDYPPTEVYSILGAYTKSNSLPYDKAAIEWGYYGKETPRIANMYCSDEHIMSVGLAERRFLGCERRDLYANVFFAEREKVLSAAKNIVANTVSALKYSFASLKVDDFKAAQYYFSFSPSLRIVSDLYEATPQKTQPLVIVDDVVPDYLSNLSPYATRKVGFYNSYDAPGDKKITSDLAVFGGMKAYLETLNPIKVFGEGFFQNQVKDPKTVKLLIAAGLTEEQALRVQAGWMIRAKSLDEKEAAEVVSKLVDLNKLRRPEWQK; via the coding sequence ATGCAGTTCTTTAACCGTACGTCTGTGGCTGTGCTCTTGTGTTCGTCTTTATTGATGGCTTGTACTAAAGAGACCGTCAGAGTCGAAGAAAAGCTTTTGCCTCCCGCTAAAATCGAAGCGACGGCGACCATTCAAAAGAACACCATCAGCTTTGCCAAGTCCTCCCTGGGCAAGTTGTTCATGTTAATGCCGATCCAAACCAAAGCTTCACGCGCGGCGGCTCCCGAATATCTGCGCTCCTTGCTCGTTTCTTTTGAAAGAAACGGAAGTCGTATCGCCGTTTACAACCGCTCCACAGATAATTCGCAGTCCGATATCGTGGTAGATGCTTTGATTCAGACCTTTGAAGTCGTTTCCGAAACAGAGGACAACGTTACTTTCGATATCGGTCAGGGATTTATGAGTCTGAATATGCAGCCCGGTTTGGATGTTGTTATATTGGAGACTTATCCAATACAAAGCCAAGTGATCGAAACAAAGTCTGAGAACGTCTTGAAGCTAAAAGACTCTTTCGTAAAATCACTGGCTTTGAAAAACAATGCGATCCAGCTGGTGCAAGACGTGCGTGTCACTCGCCCATTCAAACCCTATGTTGAGATTGATCCCAAAATTCAAAAGGATCTCGAGGAAATCGGAGGGATCCCCACAGAGGTAGAGCAGGGTGCGACCCTCGCTATCGAGATCAAACCTTATGTAAGTAACGAAAATTTTGTCGTTCGCAAATACGATTCTGAACAGCGCTTTGGATTCTTTATTAATAAAGTCGGAAAAGGCAGTACTGAAACGAAAGAACCGTTGGGGCAAATCGCCCGCTGGGACATTGCCGAGTCGCGTGGACCGATTCGTATGTTGGTGGCTCCCAATTTTCCAGCGCATTTGCGTGAAGGCGTGACTCATTCGGCTAACTATTGGAATAAGATATTTGGTCGTGAGGTTTTGAAAGTCGAGTTTGATTCTATCATTGATGCAATTCAACCAGACAGAACGATCGTGGTTCGTTGGATTCAATGGGATGAGGGTAACGGCGCTTACGCAAATATTCAAACAGATCCTTTAACAGGGGAGTCTTTGCGCGCGATGGTTTATATCACCTCTGCTTTCACTGCAGATAAGAACTATGTCGAAGGTCGTCCGAAATCGGGCGAGGTGATGGGAAGCTCCTTGCGTGGACTTTGTGATTTGGAGATCGATGGATCCTCGATTCACAAAGTTAATATCGTAGGCGAAGTGATGACTCATGAAGTGGGACATGTCTTGGGCCTTCGTCATAATTTTGCAGGTACTGCGAACGCGCCAGTGTCAGATCAGGAAATCAAAGAGGCCGTGGATAAAATAATAGCAGATGGCACAGTTCAGCCGGTGGCCGCAAGTTCCACGGTTATGGACTATCCTCCGACAGAGGTTTATTCGATTTTGGGTGCTTATACAAAATCCAATTCACTTCCCTATGACAAAGCTGCGATTGAATGGGGATACTACGGAAAAGAAACTCCTCGCATTGCGAATATGTACTGCTCTGACGAGCACATCATGTCCGTGGGCCTTGCTGAACGTAGGTTCCTGGGGTGTGAACGTCGTGATTTGTATGCGAACGTCTTTTTCGCCGAGAGAGAAAAAGTGCTCTCTGCGGCTAAGAATATTGTCGCGAACACGGTCAGTGCTTTGAAGTATAGTTTTGCGAGCTTAAAGGTCGATGACTTTAAGGCGGCTCAATATTACTTTAGCTTTAGTCCGTCGTTAAGAATCGTGAGCGATCTCTATGAAGCAACACCTCAGAAGACTCAACCTCTGGTGATTGTCGATGATGTGGTGCCGGACTATTTGTCGAACTTGAGTCCGTATGCGACCAGAAAAGTTGGATTCTACAACTCCTACGATGCACCTGGTGATAAAAAAATCACTTCGGATTTGGCGGTATTCGGTGGCATGAAGGCCTATTTGGAAACTTTGAACCCTATTAAGGTGTTTGGAGAGGGTTTCTTTCAAAACCAAGTCAAGGACCCTAAAACGGTAAAGCTTTTGATTGCGGCAGGATTAACTGAAGAGCAAGCGCTGCGTGTGCAAGCGGGTTGGATGATCCGTGCAAAAAGCCTGGATGAAAAAGAAGCTGCAGAAGTGGTCAGCAAGTTGGTGGATTTAAATAAACTTCGCCGCCCAGAATGGCAGAAATAG
- a CDS encoding peptide ABC transporter substrate-binding protein — protein sequence MIRNAVLFSLTLSSTFSSVAVSAPKEELKIAVNAEFDTIHPIVNTMAAGGLIQDAIMRPLVMIMPDGKPKAVLIKEIPTIENKKAQLFTDKTGTHLKADLEFIDAQWGDGKPVTCKDLEAGWKIGSNELVATPNRDDYANVKDLVIDKANPKKCTIIFDKPAYNFYVSFPRLMPAHLEMPVFEKYKGKVLTYERNSLYSTKITEPGLYNGPYRVSELKQGSHVVLVPNEKFYGKKPYFKKVIFKFILNSTSMEANLMSGNVDMTSSSGMSFDQTLAFEKKVKSQNLPYEVRYVAGSMYAHIELNLDNPILKDLKVRQALNYAFNRAEMAKSFFDGKQPPAIHFATPFDEWYTADPKLVTLYPYSRIKAQRLLDEAGWKMGADGYRYKDGGKMTLTMTNVADNKMNEMIAVYLQNQWKQLGLEVTLKSFPGRVFFGEILRQRKFEMAALTWVESPNMVPLGTMSSTMVPSQENGWSGHNRSGWRNKEVDKLLEQATQEFDSKKRTDIMRKILKAYTDELPQLPSYYRSNTSIIPKGLKGYEMTGHNNSEYLQIENWHF from the coding sequence ATGATTCGCAACGCAGTTTTATTTTCTCTGACTCTGTCTTCAACTTTTTCTTCCGTGGCTGTGAGTGCACCGAAAGAAGAACTTAAAATCGCGGTGAATGCAGAATTCGACACCATCCACCCGATCGTAAATACGATGGCTGCCGGTGGATTGATTCAAGATGCGATCATGCGTCCTTTGGTTATGATCATGCCCGACGGAAAACCGAAAGCGGTCTTGATCAAAGAGATCCCGACTATTGAAAACAAAAAGGCACAGTTATTCACGGATAAAACCGGGACTCACCTGAAAGCCGATTTGGAATTTATCGATGCTCAATGGGGCGACGGCAAACCCGTCACATGCAAAGACTTGGAAGCCGGTTGGAAAATTGGTAGCAACGAATTGGTTGCAACACCAAACCGCGACGACTACGCAAACGTCAAAGACCTGGTTATTGATAAGGCTAATCCTAAAAAGTGTACGATCATTTTTGATAAACCGGCTTATAATTTTTATGTTTCCTTTCCTCGCCTGATGCCAGCGCATCTGGAAATGCCCGTCTTTGAAAAATACAAAGGCAAAGTTCTAACTTACGAACGAAACTCTCTGTACTCCACGAAAATCACCGAACCCGGCCTTTACAATGGGCCTTATCGCGTAAGCGAACTAAAACAAGGCAGCCACGTGGTTTTAGTTCCCAACGAAAAGTTTTATGGAAAAAAACCGTACTTTAAAAAGGTAATCTTTAAATTTATTTTGAACTCCACATCGATGGAAGCAAATCTGATGAGTGGAAACGTCGATATGACGTCTTCTTCAGGAATGAGCTTCGACCAGACTTTGGCGTTTGAAAAGAAAGTAAAGTCGCAGAATCTTCCCTATGAAGTGAGGTATGTCGCGGGCTCGATGTACGCGCACATTGAACTGAATCTCGATAATCCGATCCTTAAGGATCTTAAAGTTCGCCAGGCTCTGAACTATGCCTTTAACCGGGCTGAAATGGCGAAATCTTTTTTTGATGGCAAGCAACCTCCGGCGATTCACTTCGCTACTCCCTTTGATGAGTGGTATACAGCCGATCCAAAACTCGTGACATTGTATCCCTATAGCCGCATCAAAGCTCAACGCTTGCTTGATGAGGCCGGTTGGAAAATGGGAGCTGATGGCTACCGTTATAAAGACGGCGGAAAAATGACGCTGACAATGACCAATGTTGCCGACAATAAAATGAACGAGATGATTGCGGTCTATCTGCAAAACCAATGGAAACAACTGGGGCTGGAAGTAACACTAAAAAGCTTCCCTGGCCGCGTGTTCTTTGGAGAAATCCTGCGCCAAAGAAAATTCGAGATGGCGGCTTTAACGTGGGTTGAATCCCCGAACATGGTTCCATTGGGCACCATGAGTTCAACGATGGTTCCTTCCCAAGAAAATGGCTGGTCAGGACACAACCGTTCCGGCTGGAGAAATAAAGAAGTCGATAAACTTTTAGAACAAGCGACTCAAGAATTTGATTCCAAGAAACGCACCGATATTATGCGCAAGATCTTGAAAGCTTACACAGACGAGCTGCCACAGCTTCCAAGCTACTATCGTTCAAACACTTCGATCATTCCCAAAGGCCTGAAAGGCTACGAAATGACCGGACACAATAACAGCGAATACCTACAAATCGAAAACTGGCACTTCTAA
- a CDS encoding OmpA family protein, giving the protein MKKLVLIGTAVAMIATGCATANENPNAAKGAGIGAAIGAVAGAVIGHQTGKRNEGALIGAALGAGIGGGVGHRMDKQAKELAKIAETKRTEQGLITKLKSDILFDSGKSNLKPTAQSSIAELAQIMKKYPENVLTIRGYTDDTGTAMKNNPLSKDRAESVRAQLILGGVPADTITSVGMGATNPVDPAKTAEARAKNRRVEIEITVDESKVPKQASNH; this is encoded by the coding sequence ATGAAAAAACTGGTTCTTATCGGAACAGCGGTAGCAATGATCGCTACTGGATGCGCAACTGCGAACGAAAATCCAAATGCAGCTAAAGGAGCTGGTATTGGTGCCGCTATTGGTGCGGTTGCCGGTGCTGTTATTGGTCACCAAACTGGTAAACGTAACGAAGGCGCTTTGATCGGTGCTGCGTTGGGTGCTGGTATCGGTGGTGGCGTAGGTCACCGCATGGATAAACAAGCTAAAGAGCTTGCAAAAATCGCTGAAACAAAAAGAACTGAGCAAGGTTTGATCACGAAACTTAAATCAGACATTTTGTTCGACTCTGGTAAATCTAACCTGAAACCAACTGCTCAATCCAGCATCGCTGAACTTGCGCAAATTATGAAAAAGTACCCTGAGAACGTTTTGACGATCCGTGGTTACACAGACGATACAGGTACAGCAATGAAGAACAATCCACTTTCCAAAGATCGCGCAGAATCAGTTCGTGCTCAATTGATCCTGGGTGGCGTACCTGCTGACACCATCACATCTGTAGGTATGGGCGCTACGAATCCAGTAGACCCAGCTAAGACGGCTGAAGCTCGTGCGAAAAATCGCCGTGTAGAAATCGAAATCACTGTCGATGAATCTAAAGTACCTAAACAAGCGTCTAATCACTAG
- a CDS encoding SIMPL domain-containing protein — protein sequence MRTAIKALIMVVTLWAGMAQAADRMIIVSGTSEKGLDPNLVSMTVEVWSKAQTAKVAQQTAANQFKQVKKVFDDFKIKKEDIQTDNYSLNPEYVYDQKTQTNKMVGFRVVQSLVVTLRKVDEAGPFLDALVTDKQTKDSGVNVNSINWDSDKRSSAETSALGDAVRATKVKAEEIAKAAGVKIKGVTRISHGAQTTQPPVPLMRNFAMKAMADSAPTELSAGQIKVRVEVTAEYEIN from the coding sequence ATGAGAACAGCGATTAAAGCTTTGATAATGGTTGTCACACTTTGGGCTGGGATGGCACAGGCGGCGGACCGTATGATTATTGTGAGTGGTACATCTGAAAAAGGCTTGGATCCAAACTTGGTCAGCATGACTGTGGAAGTTTGGAGCAAAGCTCAAACGGCGAAAGTGGCGCAACAAACTGCAGCCAACCAATTCAAGCAAGTTAAAAAAGTCTTTGACGATTTTAAAATCAAAAAAGAAGACATTCAAACAGATAACTACAGCCTAAATCCTGAATACGTTTACGATCAGAAGACGCAAACCAATAAAATGGTGGGCTTCCGCGTGGTGCAATCTTTGGTTGTCACTTTGCGCAAAGTGGATGAAGCGGGACCGTTCTTGGATGCTTTGGTCACAGATAAGCAAACAAAAGATTCTGGTGTGAACGTAAACTCTATCAATTGGGATTCAGATAAACGTTCGTCTGCTGAAACATCAGCTTTGGGTGACGCAGTTCGTGCAACAAAAGTGAAGGCCGAAGAAATCGCCAAAGCTGCTGGTGTAAAAATCAAAGGTGTTACAAGAATCAGCCATGGAGCGCAAACGACTCAGCCACCGGTTCCCTTGATGCGTAACTTTGCGATGAAAGCGATGGCAGATTCTGCTCCAACCGAGTTGAGTGCAGGGCAAATCAAAGTTCGCGTTGAAGTGACTGCAGAGTACGAAATTAATTAG
- a CDS encoding C1 family peptidase translates to MKYLPLLCLPFLFPSISLAESTTCSDAKELYEGIKDSYDKTIVTRTVQMLKTSIKACGQTTQQLLGVDDKFLDSMAKESRKREFLRVKDDLDNAAKYGNTKQFEKEFADYSKEFGFDDYKNYLADKKQQGLDAEAKVRNSCTAVDMSKEMPATRNQDSVGWCYAFTAADLMSYKLKKNISAADIALSYQDDWLSGMDRGILGTAASDIGGGFIDNAISKSAKEGFCLESDVPSEDNQGGNFAENMRQLDFQGRNQILAQNLACNDLYSEAKKMFPKISLADVQDVVNKTVEEDFILGLRKKSCKNRIQAKPEVVSVQRKGFYNGYNDLISRAVSDEKYADIIDEQLSNKNPVGVGIDAYGFYDRRAPASTPKSVGAHAVTITARRFNEKTGQCEYKIRNSWGKGCSQYDKGYECKEGQFWMPKGDVLRRTWDVTYVK, encoded by the coding sequence ATGAAGTACTTACCGCTGTTGTGCCTGCCTTTTCTATTTCCAAGTATCTCCCTTGCCGAGTCGACTACTTGCTCTGACGCCAAAGAGCTCTATGAAGGGATCAAAGATTCCTACGACAAGACAATCGTAACTAGAACTGTGCAGATGCTAAAGACATCTATAAAAGCTTGCGGCCAAACCACACAGCAACTCTTGGGAGTCGACGACAAGTTTCTGGATAGCATGGCCAAGGAATCGCGTAAGCGCGAATTCCTACGCGTCAAAGATGACCTAGACAATGCGGCGAAGTACGGAAACACAAAACAATTCGAAAAAGAATTTGCAGACTATTCTAAGGAATTTGGTTTTGATGATTACAAGAATTATCTGGCCGATAAAAAGCAACAAGGGTTAGACGCCGAAGCCAAAGTGCGCAATTCTTGTACTGCAGTTGACATGAGTAAAGAAATGCCAGCGACAAGAAATCAAGACTCTGTCGGCTGGTGCTATGCCTTTACAGCAGCGGATCTTATGTCTTATAAATTAAAAAAGAATATTTCTGCGGCTGACATCGCATTATCCTATCAAGATGACTGGCTTTCCGGAATGGATCGCGGAATCTTAGGAACTGCGGCTTCCGATATCGGTGGTGGCTTCATCGACAACGCTATCAGTAAGTCTGCCAAGGAAGGCTTCTGCCTGGAAAGCGACGTGCCCAGCGAGGACAACCAAGGCGGAAACTTTGCCGAAAATATGCGACAACTGGATTTCCAGGGACGAAATCAAATCCTTGCCCAAAACCTCGCTTGCAATGATCTCTACTCAGAAGCGAAAAAAATGTTTCCGAAGATAAGTCTCGCGGACGTACAAGATGTGGTAAATAAAACTGTCGAAGAAGACTTTATCCTGGGACTGCGTAAGAAAAGCTGTAAAAACCGTATCCAAGCAAAGCCAGAGGTGGTTTCAGTTCAACGAAAAGGTTTTTATAATGGTTATAACGACCTCATCAGCCGCGCGGTCAGTGATGAAAAATATGCCGACATCATCGATGAACAGCTCAGCAACAAAAATCCTGTTGGAGTTGGTATTGACGCCTATGGATTTTATGATCGTCGCGCACCCGCTTCGACTCCCAAGTCCGTGGGAGCTCATGCCGTTACGATTACAGCTCGTCGTTTCAACGAAAAAACTGGCCAGTGCGAATACAAAATCAGAAACTCCTGGGGCAAGGGCTGCTCTCAATATGACAAAGGTTACGAGTGCAAAGAAGGTCAGTTTTGGATGCCTAAGGGCGATGTTCTTCGCCGAACATGGGATGTGACTTATGTTAAATAG